The genomic window AATATGATGAAGTTTATAATAATATAGGAGGAATTTTTGAGTGCAAAGAATTGTTTGAAACAAGTAAGTTGTTATCCAAAGTTATTACTATAGAAAAAGATAATAATCATCATTTAATATTTTTCTATGTAAATCATGTTCTTTGGGATTTCTTTACATCTCAAGTGCTTTTAGATATGGTTAAGAATACGCTGCTAAATTATAAAAATTCTTTTGTTCCTGAGGAAACGTATTACGAGTACGTAAATAGGAAAAGAAATAATTCTAAATCAGTAGAAATATACGATTCAATAGAAAACATTGAACACAATGTTGAAAATTATATGAAGAAGATTAAAAATAATTATGATTATGTTTATAAGGTTCTAATAACAAGGCAAATAAATCAACTTGAGAAAAAAGAAATACTAGAAAGTCCAATTAAGTGGATATTAGATAAATATTATAAAATTATAAATATTAAAGAAATTACACAAATACCATTTACTATGATTTATCATGCACGTGAAACAAAAACATTAAATACATTAGGTTTATATGCTGACACTATCCCATGTTTGTATGATATTAACACAGGGAAAGTACAAGGATGGGGTAAACAAGAAAAAATGAATATTAATTCAAGTGAAAGTTATGAGTTATACAAAGAAAAGGTACCAACAGAATCTAATATATTTAAACAATTAAGTATAAATGTAATTACTGAAGATTCTAATACTTATTATAATAACTGCAAAAATAATACAGTTAAGGTTATTGGTAGATATGGTGTAGATGAGATACCTGAAGAAATTTCTATGTATATAGGTAAAAATGTATTGGAGATACAATGTCTAGTATATACAAAAAGAGAAGTAAAAAGAGAAAATATTGTTAATAACATAAAGGAAATTTTTGGTATAGTGTAAAAAGCGGAGGTAATATGAAAATTATTATATATGGATTAGGAAGTAAAAGTAAGTTCATTGAAAGTAAATTAAAGGATACTCATAAAATTATAGGTTATACAGATAATAATTCGAATATTCAAAGTTTTAATAATTTTAGATTTTATAAATTAGAGGAATTAAATTCTGTTGAGTATGATTATATAATATTGGCAATTGATAATGCAAAAGCTTGTAAAGTTATTACAAAGTATTTAATTGCAAAATATAAGATTGATTCATCAAAAATAGTTGATTTTTATCATTTGTATAACAATGGAGTATCAACTCAGAAAGTAGATAGAGTTATGCAAAATCCTAATAATAAGAATGGGTACGATGGGGTTATTTTAGGGGTATCGCATTCTGCCTTAGGAATTAATCCCCAGTATTTAAAAAGTGATTTTTGTAACCTAGCAGTATCTAGTCAAGATATATATTATAATTTGAAGACTTTAGAATATTGTATGGAAAATTATTTAGATAAAATTAAAAATTTAAAATATGCTATATTAGATGTTTTTGATTATAATTATTTTAATTATGATGTTTCTCTTACATCTGATATAATTAACTATTTATCTTGGGGAGGTTACAATTTAGATTATCATAATTATGAAAACAATAGAAATTTTACTTTAACTGTAGAAGAAGAACTTGCTAAAATAAATTGCAGAATTATTAGACCGTTAAGTGTTGAAGAAAGAAATGTAAGAGATGAACTCTTTGAAAATATTTACGGAAATTCACAAATTAAGATGTTTAGAGATTTTGCTTCTCCAGAGCAAAGAAATAAAACAGTAGAAAAAGGGTTTAATGACTATTGTATGCCAGACAATATGCCTAAGTATGGTAGTAATCGCTATGATAAAACAATTGAAGAAAATAAAATTCATTTTGAGAAAACATTAAAACTTTTATATAAAATAAATCCTAATATAAAGATTTATGCTGTAATGATTCCAAGATATGAAACGGTAGAAGAATCTCATAAAACAAAATATGCCCATTGGAAAGCAGAATTTGAAGAGTTCATTTATTATTTAAAAAATAAGTATAATTTTAAATATTTAAATTTTAAAGAGTGTAAGGAGATAAGTTCTAATAATGAGTATTATCAAGATGTAGCACATTTAAACTATAATGGGGCAACGGCATTTACTACTCTTTTAGATAGTTATATTGATTATCTAGTATAAGTTAAAATAAAGGCTCTGTTAACCTTAATGGTTCAGAGCTTTTAAATTCTAAATTTATAGTATACTTAAAAAATATAGTAGATAAGTTGTATTTATAAATTAATGTTATGTTTATTATTATTATTATTATTATTAGAATGTAAATCTTTTTTAAAAGAGAAAATTAGTGCTATATTTTCTTGTATATAAATAATGTAAAGAAAGGCGTTAAAAGTAATTTATGGATATTGTTATTGTTAAAAATTTAGATATAATAGATGAAAAAT from Clostridium sp. MB40-C1 includes these protein-coding regions:
- a CDS encoding SGNH/GDSL hydrolase family protein, giving the protein MKIIIYGLGSKSKFIESKLKDTHKIIGYTDNNSNIQSFNNFRFYKLEELNSVEYDYIILAIDNAKACKVITKYLIAKYKIDSSKIVDFYHLYNNGVSTQKVDRVMQNPNNKNGYDGVILGVSHSALGINPQYLKSDFCNLAVSSQDIYYNLKTLEYCMENYLDKIKNLKYAILDVFDYNYFNYDVSLTSDIINYLSWGGYNLDYHNYENNRNFTLTVEEELAKINCRIIRPLSVEERNVRDELFENIYGNSQIKMFRDFASPEQRNKTVEKGFNDYCMPDNMPKYGSNRYDKTIEENKIHFEKTLKLLYKINPNIKIYAVMIPRYETVEESHKTKYAHWKAEFEEFIYYLKNKYNFKYLNFKECKEISSNNEYYQDVAHLNYNGATAFTTLLDSYIDYLV